One genomic region from Sphingobacterium sp. UGAL515B_05 encodes:
- a CDS encoding glycoside hydrolase family 18 protein: protein MECKLKSIFSQTFTVLLLTLLLYPSVSCARAKNKKVVIAYVTSWSKVMPDPTYLTHINYAFAHVSDSFDGLRIDNESRLKAITDLKKAHPHLKVLLSVGGWGSGRFSEMAANESNRQKFAKDCWRVMKAFNLDGIDIDWEYPTNSSAGISSSLADTENFTLLMHDIRKAIGKKKLLTLASVANGKYIAFDKIKNDVDFVNIMTYDSGHPPYHHASLHRSPLSGHTTCVEAVKAHIEGGMPVEKLVLGIPFYGRGNKTEVKGFIDYKDLLSLQGFEQKWDDEAKAHYLVNDKGDFVLTYETPESIALKCDYVHRTGLLGAMYWEYAGDTAGGVLRDAVYKGILE from the coding sequence ATGGAATGTAAATTGAAATCAATATTTAGTCAGACCTTCACTGTTCTGTTATTGACTTTATTGTTGTATCCTAGTGTAAGTTGTGCACGAGCGAAAAACAAAAAAGTTGTTATCGCCTATGTCACTTCCTGGTCTAAAGTGATGCCTGATCCGACTTATCTGACGCATATCAATTATGCCTTTGCACATGTCAGCGATAGCTTTGACGGCCTACGTATAGATAATGAATCTAGATTGAAGGCTATTACGGATCTTAAGAAAGCACATCCACATTTAAAGGTATTGCTGTCCGTTGGCGGCTGGGGAAGCGGTCGGTTTAGCGAAATGGCTGCTAATGAATCTAATCGGCAAAAGTTTGCCAAAGACTGCTGGCGTGTGATGAAGGCGTTTAATCTGGATGGTATTGATATTGACTGGGAATATCCAACGAATTCTTCTGCAGGGATCTCGTCTTCTTTAGCGGATACGGAGAATTTCACCTTGCTCATGCACGATATCCGCAAGGCTATTGGTAAGAAGAAACTGTTGACTTTGGCTTCTGTTGCGAACGGTAAGTATATTGCTTTTGACAAGATTAAGAATGATGTGGATTTTGTCAATATCATGACTTATGATTCGGGTCATCCGCCTTATCATCACGCGAGTTTGCACCGTTCACCTTTATCTGGACATACAACTTGTGTGGAGGCCGTTAAGGCCCACATCGAGGGCGGTATGCCTGTTGAAAAATTGGTGCTGGGAATTCCATTCTATGGTCGGGGCAATAAAACTGAAGTCAAGGGTTTTATCGATTATAAAGATCTGCTTTCACTTCAGGGCTTTGAGCAGAAATGGGACGATGAGGCTAAAGCGCATTATCTTGTCAACGATAAAGGGGATTTTGTACTGACATATGAAACGCCAGAATCGATTGCACTTAAATGCGATTATGTACACAGGACAGGACTACTCGGTGCGATGTACTGGGAATATGCGGGAGATACAGCAGGAGGTGTCTTACGGGATGCCGTCTACAAAGGTATTCTAGAATAA
- a CDS encoding thiol-activated cytolysin family protein translates to MASYTVENFTYSMSDPTANELIDMASIPANAFDGISPVYINSVTYGRFGLLVLESNNNSSEMRSAFQKMVKKILKKTTESYTQEETNLFASCRITIYLLGSTIGNNVIQLLINPSPDGVSDFIAQNVGTFTASDPGVPIHYTAKYLKDNSPFKTTFRIDH, encoded by the coding sequence ATGGCCAGTTATACAGTAGAGAATTTTACCTATTCGATGTCTGATCCTACTGCTAATGAGCTGATTGATATGGCTTCTATTCCCGCCAACGCTTTTGATGGTATTTCTCCGGTATATATTAATTCCGTAACTTATGGTAGGTTTGGATTATTGGTACTTGAATCTAACAACAATAGTTCCGAAATGAGAAGTGCTTTTCAGAAGATGGTGAAGAAGATTCTTAAAAAAACTACGGAATCCTATACTCAGGAAGAAACAAATCTTTTTGCAAGTTGTCGTATAACGATTTATCTTTTGGGAAGTACTATCGGAAATAATGTGATACAACTACTGATCAATCCAAGTCCTGATGGCGTATCTGATTTTATCGCACAAAACGTAGGTACATTTACTGCGAGTGATCCAGGAGTGCCGATTCATTATACTGCAAAATATCTAAAAGATAACTCGCCATTTAAAACGACGTTTAGAATTGACCATTAA